A single region of the Chitinophaga niabensis genome encodes:
- a CDS encoding PepSY-like domain-containing protein, which translates to MKKIIAILTLALVVTSATFARDGRTIDNKKVMESFNNQFAGAADVSWYTTPDKYVAKFTMKSSKVTAHFDREGNLLATSRYITDTELPLKVISRLMKKFPDQKIQNIVEYDAEGNTTYVITLESETHWTVLKAEQSGSLTTLKKLTKA; encoded by the coding sequence ATGAAAAAAATTATCGCCATTCTAACCTTAGCCCTGGTAGTTACCAGCGCCACCTTTGCCAGAGATGGCAGGACCATCGACAACAAAAAAGTGATGGAATCTTTTAACAACCAGTTTGCCGGTGCGGCAGATGTTTCCTGGTATACCACGCCCGATAAGTATGTGGCTAAATTTACCATGAAGTCTTCTAAAGTAACTGCGCATTTTGACAGAGAAGGAAACCTGCTGGCTACTTCCCGTTACATTACAGACACTGAGTTACCTTTAAAAGTGATCAGCCGTTTGATGAAGAAGTTCCCTGATCAAAAGATCCAGAACATCGTGGAGTATGATGCAGAAGGCAACACTACTTACGTGATCACCCTGGAAAGCGAAACACACTGGACCGTGTTGAAAGCTGAACAATCAGGTAGCCTTACAACGCTTAAGAAACTTACCAAAGCATAG
- a CDS encoding deoxyhypusine synthase family protein has translation MNKGPISQFIQHHYRHFNAAALVDAAKGYETHLLEGGKMMVTLAGAMSTAELGISFAEMIRAGKVDIISCTGANLEEDIMNLVAHTHYKRVPNYRDLSPQDEWELLEGGFNRVTDTCIPEEEAFRRIQQHIVKIWKDAEAKGERYFPHEFMYKLLLSGVMKEHYEIDPKNSWMIAAAEKNIPIVVPGWEDSTMGNIFASYCIKGELKASTMKSGIEYMVELSDWYRKNSSGKGVGFFQIGGGIAGDFPICVVPMMYQDLEWHDVPFWSYFCQISDSTTSYGSYSGAVPNEKITWGKLDINTPKFIVESDATIVAPLIFAYILGW, from the coding sequence ATGAATAAAGGGCCAATCTCTCAATTTATCCAGCATCACTACCGCCACTTCAATGCGGCGGCACTGGTAGATGCGGCCAAAGGATACGAAACGCATTTACTGGAAGGCGGTAAAATGATGGTGACCCTCGCAGGTGCCATGAGTACTGCTGAACTGGGTATTTCTTTCGCAGAAATGATCCGCGCAGGTAAGGTGGATATTATCTCCTGCACAGGTGCTAACCTGGAAGAGGATATCATGAACCTGGTAGCGCATACGCACTACAAACGTGTACCTAATTACCGTGACCTGAGCCCGCAGGATGAGTGGGAATTGCTGGAAGGCGGTTTTAACCGGGTTACAGATACCTGCATCCCTGAAGAAGAGGCTTTCCGCCGGATCCAGCAGCATATAGTGAAGATCTGGAAAGATGCGGAAGCGAAAGGCGAACGGTATTTCCCGCATGAATTTATGTACAAGCTGCTGCTGAGCGGTGTAATGAAAGAGCATTACGAGATAGATCCCAAGAACAGCTGGATGATCGCGGCTGCGGAGAAGAATATTCCTATCGTTGTACCAGGTTGGGAAGACAGTACCATGGGTAACATCTTTGCTTCATACTGCATCAAAGGAGAGCTGAAAGCTTCCACTATGAAGAGCGGTATTGAGTACATGGTGGAACTGAGTGACTGGTACCGTAAGAACTCTTCCGGTAAGGGCGTTGGTTTCTTCCAGATCGGTGGTGGTATTGCGGGTGATTTCCCGATCTGCGTGGTGCCGATGATGTACCAGGACCTGGAATGGCATGATGTGCCTTTCTGGAGCTATTTCTGCCAGATCTCTGACTCTACTACCTCTTATGGTTCTTATTCCGGGGCTGTGCCTAATGAGAAGATCACCTGGGGTAAACTGGATATTAATACACCTAAATTCATCGTAGAGTCTGATGCTACCATTGTGGCGCCGCTGATCTTTGCGTATATCCTGGGCTGGTAA
- the asnS gene encoding asparagine--tRNA ligase, with protein MSQRVKIKQILLSDKTDYEVTVKGWVRTFRNNQFIALNDGSTNNNLQIVIELDTDPALQRRLTTGAAISVTGQVVASLGKGQKVEVKARELEVLGDCDGEKYPLQLKNRPSLEYLREIAHLRFRTNTFGAIFRLRHSLAFAVHKFFNEKGFVYLHTPIITASDAEGAGEMFRVTTLDLKKPPLTVDGDIDFKEDFFGRSTNLTVSGQLEGELGAMAFGDIYTFGPTFRAENSNTARHLAEFWMIEPEMAFYDLKDNMDLAEEFIKYVIRYALENNREDLEFLASRLVEEEKSKPQQDRSEMGLIEKLEFVLNNEFMRITYTEAIDILKNSKPNKNKKFQYLVEEWGTDLQSEHERFLVEKHFKKPVILTDYPAAIKSFYMKQNEDGKTVRAMDILFPGIGEIVGGSQREENYDKLVKRMEELHIPVEELSWYLDTRRFGTAPHAGFGLGFERLVLFVSGMTNIRDVIPFPRTPKNAEF; from the coding sequence ATGAGCCAACGCGTGAAGATCAAGCAGATCCTGCTTAGCGACAAAACAGACTATGAAGTAACGGTTAAAGGATGGGTACGTACCTTCCGTAATAACCAATTTATAGCTTTGAATGATGGCTCTACTAATAATAATCTCCAGATCGTAATTGAACTGGACACTGACCCTGCTTTGCAAAGAAGGCTCACTACCGGCGCTGCTATCAGCGTAACAGGCCAGGTGGTGGCATCCCTGGGTAAAGGTCAGAAAGTGGAAGTGAAAGCACGTGAACTGGAGGTCCTGGGGGATTGCGATGGTGAAAAGTATCCTTTGCAATTAAAGAACAGGCCCAGTTTGGAATACTTAAGGGAAATTGCACATCTGCGTTTCCGTACCAATACTTTCGGGGCCATTTTCCGTCTCCGTCATTCCCTGGCTTTTGCGGTACACAAGTTCTTCAATGAAAAAGGATTCGTTTACCTGCATACGCCCATCATCACTGCATCTGATGCAGAAGGTGCGGGCGAGATGTTCCGCGTAACCACGCTGGACCTTAAAAAGCCGCCTTTAACAGTGGATGGCGACATTGACTTTAAAGAAGATTTCTTTGGCCGTTCTACCAATCTTACCGTATCCGGGCAGCTGGAAGGTGAACTGGGGGCAATGGCTTTTGGTGATATCTATACTTTCGGGCCTACCTTCCGTGCGGAGAATTCTAACACAGCGCGCCACCTTGCTGAATTCTGGATGATTGAACCGGAGATGGCGTTCTATGATCTGAAGGATAACATGGACCTCGCAGAGGAATTCATCAAATACGTGATCCGTTACGCTTTGGAGAATAACCGGGAAGATCTTGAATTCCTGGCTTCTCGCCTGGTGGAAGAAGAGAAATCCAAACCTCAACAGGACCGTAGTGAAATGGGGCTGATCGAGAAGCTGGAATTTGTGTTGAACAATGAATTCATGCGCATCACTTATACTGAAGCAATTGATATCCTGAAGAACAGCAAACCTAATAAGAACAAGAAGTTCCAGTACCTCGTGGAAGAATGGGGCACTGATCTGCAAAGTGAACATGAGCGTTTCTTAGTAGAGAAACACTTTAAGAAACCAGTGATCCTTACTGATTATCCTGCGGCGATCAAATCGTTCTACATGAAGCAGAATGAAGATGGTAAAACGGTGAGGGCGATGGATATCCTGTTCCCTGGTATTGGGGAGATTGTGGGTGGTTCCCAGCGGGAAGAGAATTATGATAAGCTGGTGAAGCGTATGGAAGAACTGCATATTCCTGTGGAAGAGTTGAGCTGGTACCTGGATACGCGTAGATTTGGAACTGCGCCGCATGCCGGGTTTGGGCTTGGGTTTGAGCGGTTGGTGTTGTTTGTGAGCGGAATGACGAACATCCGGGATGTGATTCCTTTTCCGCGTACGCCTAAGAATGCTGAGTTTTAG
- a CDS encoding acyl carrier protein phosphodiesterase, translating into MKNAFFKSGHLVPFANTITNYPIFGKPKAPVYQVFTVHSFSITVQQPMNYLAHAYLSFHDPATTVGQMIADFVKGKQVLTFPADIQNGIRAHRELDEFTDKHEATRRAKDIFKPTCGLYGAVFMDVVYDHYLANDPRYFNLLTLGTFAESTYQVLQAHHYLLPPFFQQVFTHMRHHNWLYQYHHKDGIYQSFSGIVRRAKYFDQPVEVPFGVFEDNYNILEECYQAFFPDALAFMKERLPGLQ; encoded by the coding sequence ATGAAAAACGCGTTTTTCAAAAGCGGACACCTTGTTCCATTTGCGAACACCATCACTAATTATCCTATCTTCGGTAAGCCGAAAGCGCCTGTTTATCAGGTTTTTACCGTTCATTCGTTTTCTATTACCGTTCAACAGCCCATGAATTATCTTGCCCACGCTTACTTATCTTTTCATGATCCGGCCACCACTGTTGGCCAGATGATCGCCGATTTTGTAAAGGGCAAACAAGTGCTCACATTCCCTGCGGACATCCAGAATGGTATCCGTGCCCACCGGGAGCTGGATGAGTTTACGGATAAACATGAAGCCACCCGCAGGGCCAAAGACATTTTTAAACCTACCTGCGGCCTCTATGGTGCTGTATTTATGGATGTGGTCTATGATCATTACCTCGCCAATGACCCCAGGTACTTTAACTTATTGACCCTGGGCACCTTTGCGGAATCCACCTACCAGGTCCTGCAGGCCCATCATTATTTATTACCCCCCTTTTTCCAGCAGGTATTTACCCATATGCGCCACCACAACTGGCTTTACCAATACCATCATAAGGATGGCATCTACCAGAGCTTTTCAGGGATCGTGAGAAGGGCTAAATATTTTGATCAGCCGGTAGAAGTGCCTTTTGGGGTGTTTGAGGATAATTATAATATACTGGAGGAATGTTACCAGGCCTTTTTCCCGGATGCCCTGGCCTTCATGAAAGAAAGACTACCTGGTTTACAATAG
- a CDS encoding TIGR02757 family protein, translating into MKSQQLKDYLDAKAAYYNQPAFIGEDPISIPHRYSQLQDIEISGLFAAILAWGNRTTIINKCTELMELFDNSPYDFIRNHEARDRMRFMNFKHRTFNGLDLLYFVEFLQHYYSNVTSLEFAFSGHLDQTDTDVEKAIAGFHKIFFALEHPERTRKHISTPARNSACKRLNMFLRWMVRKDTSGVDFGMWHHISPSQLVCPMDVHVSRVATRLGLIRNADPTWSTAIELTERLRELDPEDPVKYDFALFGLGVVEKYV; encoded by the coding sequence ATGAAGTCCCAACAACTGAAAGATTATTTAGACGCCAAAGCGGCTTATTACAATCAGCCGGCCTTTATAGGAGAGGATCCTATCAGTATTCCTCACCGATACAGCCAGCTGCAGGACATAGAGATCTCCGGATTGTTCGCCGCTATATTAGCATGGGGAAACCGCACTACTATTATTAATAAGTGCACGGAACTCATGGAGCTCTTTGATAATTCACCTTATGATTTTATCCGCAACCACGAGGCGCGGGACCGTATGAGGTTCATGAACTTCAAACACCGCACGTTCAATGGGCTGGACCTCCTCTATTTCGTAGAGTTCCTGCAACATTACTACAGCAACGTAACCTCCCTGGAATTTGCTTTCAGCGGGCATCTGGACCAAACAGACACAGACGTTGAAAAAGCGATCGCGGGCTTTCATAAGATCTTTTTTGCACTGGAACATCCTGAACGCACCCGCAAACACATTTCCACTCCGGCACGCAATTCCGCCTGCAAAAGGCTGAATATGTTCTTACGCTGGATGGTAAGGAAAGATACCAGCGGCGTGGATTTTGGGATGTGGCACCATATATCGCCATCACAACTCGTATGCCCTATGGACGTACATGTGAGCAGGGTGGCCACCCGACTGGGATTGATCAGAAATGCAGATCCTACCTGGAGCACTGCTATCGAGCTAACGGAAAGGCTTAGAGAGCTGGACCCGGAAGATCCTGTTAAGTATGATTTTGCACTGTTCGGATTAGGGGTGGTTGAAAAATATGTTTGA
- a CDS encoding ExbD/TolR family protein — MAEMNTGNDQGRNHGGHRSKKLSTRVDMTPMVDLGFLLITFFMLTTTMAKPKVLNLIMPADGAGVPVGESKALTLLVGENNVISWYDGQGDDPLHPPVIHQSSFSPANGIGEVIRAKQKKVAAAFGDPDDLVILIKATKGSSYRNMVDALDEMKINRVARYALVDITEQEVNMLDALHP; from the coding sequence ATGGCTGAAATGAACACTGGTAACGATCAGGGCCGCAACCATGGCGGCCATCGCAGCAAGAAATTATCTACACGGGTAGATATGACACCTATGGTAGATCTGGGGTTTCTTTTGATCACTTTCTTTATGTTAACTACTACAATGGCTAAGCCTAAGGTGCTGAACCTTATTATGCCGGCGGACGGAGCGGGTGTACCTGTTGGGGAAAGTAAGGCATTGACCTTGCTGGTGGGTGAGAACAATGTTATATCATGGTATGATGGGCAGGGGGATGATCCTTTGCATCCGCCTGTGATCCATCAAAGTAGTTTTTCTCCTGCTAATGGTATTGGGGAGGTGATCCGTGCTAAGCAGAAAAAGGTGGCTGCTGCATTCGGGGATCCGGATGACCTGGTGATCCTGATCAAAGCTACCAAAGGCTCCAGCTACCGCAATATGGTAGACGCTTTGGATGAGATGAAGATCAACCGGGTGGCCCGTTACGCTTTGGTGGATATCACGGAGCAGGAAGTTAATATGCTGGATGCACTGCATCCCTGA
- the rho gene encoding transcription termination factor Rho, translating into MYDILQLNDMLVPELLDIAEKLDIPNSKKLDKQSLIYKILDKQAVIASEDQGNGDEKKGRKRKAAASKKEEPAPTPAPAEPAASEEKPAAKRGRKNAEPAPAPAAAPKKVSKSEEQPTTPPKRKLDLDLDIPSLTFDDDDDIVLPALSDEVEEEIVLPEEENEDDFVTVQEATMPAPKQQQSSSGGGHKYPKKQEVFNIEFDGVIVSEGVLEMMPDGYGFLRSSDYNYLSSPDDIYVSPSQIKLFGLKTGDTVRGAVRPPKEGEKYFALLKVESINGKSPEEVRDRVPFDYLTPLFPFEKLTLTTTSNNYSTRIMDMFTPIGKGQRGLIVAQPKVGKTMLLKEVANAIATNHPDIYLMVVLIDERPEEVTDMERSVKAEVIASTFDEPAEKHVKVSAIALQKAKRLVECGHDVVILLDSITRLARAHNTVAPASGKVLSGGVEANAMQKPKQFFGAARKIENGGSLTILATALIDTGSKMDEVIFEEFKGTGNMELALDRRLANRRIFPAIDVTASSTRRDDLLLEKEMLSRIYILRNHLADMNTEETMNFMLQHMRGTRNNEEFLISMSR; encoded by the coding sequence ATGTACGACATCTTACAACTGAACGACATGCTCGTTCCTGAGCTGCTTGATATTGCAGAAAAACTGGACATTCCGAACTCGAAGAAACTGGACAAGCAGTCATTAATTTATAAAATTCTTGATAAGCAGGCGGTGATAGCATCAGAGGATCAGGGAAACGGAGATGAGAAAAAGGGACGAAAGCGAAAAGCGGCTGCATCGAAAAAAGAAGAACCAGCACCGACCCCAGCTCCCGCAGAACCAGCAGCCTCAGAAGAAAAACCCGCAGCAAAAAGAGGACGCAAAAACGCCGAACCAGCACCAGCTCCAGCAGCAGCCCCGAAAAAAGTTTCCAAATCAGAAGAACAGCCCACAACCCCGCCCAAGCGTAAGCTCGATTTAGATTTGGATATACCTTCACTCACATTTGATGATGATGATGATATCGTGTTGCCTGCCCTTTCTGATGAAGTAGAAGAAGAAATAGTATTACCGGAAGAAGAAAATGAAGATGATTTTGTGACCGTACAGGAAGCAACCATGCCGGCTCCGAAACAACAGCAGAGCAGTAGTGGCGGTGGTCACAAGTATCCTAAGAAACAAGAAGTTTTCAATATTGAATTCGATGGCGTAATTGTCAGCGAAGGTGTACTGGAAATGATGCCCGATGGTTATGGTTTCCTTCGTTCTTCTGATTATAACTACCTCAGTTCTCCTGATGATATTTACGTATCTCCTTCCCAGATCAAACTGTTTGGTCTGAAAACCGGCGATACCGTACGTGGTGCAGTTCGTCCTCCGAAAGAAGGCGAGAAATATTTTGCACTGCTGAAAGTGGAAAGCATCAATGGTAAATCTCCTGAAGAAGTACGCGACCGCGTTCCCTTCGATTACCTCACACCGCTGTTCCCTTTCGAAAAGCTCACGCTCACTACAACTTCCAACAACTATTCTACCCGTATCATGGATATGTTCACGCCAATCGGTAAAGGCCAGCGTGGTCTCATCGTGGCGCAACCCAAGGTAGGTAAAACCATGTTGCTGAAAGAAGTGGCCAACGCTATCGCTACTAACCACCCTGATATTTACCTGATGGTAGTGCTCATCGATGAGCGTCCGGAAGAGGTAACAGATATGGAACGTAGCGTGAAAGCTGAAGTGATTGCTTCTACTTTCGATGAACCTGCTGAAAAACACGTGAAAGTTTCCGCTATCGCATTGCAAAAAGCAAAACGACTGGTAGAATGCGGCCACGATGTTGTGATACTGCTGGATTCCATTACCCGTTTGGCCCGTGCGCACAATACCGTAGCACCCGCTTCCGGTAAAGTGTTGAGTGGTGGTGTGGAAGCAAACGCCATGCAGAAACCAAAACAATTCTTTGGTGCTGCACGTAAGATCGAAAACGGCGGTTCCCTTACCATCCTGGCTACTGCATTGATCGATACCGGTTCTAAAATGGACGAGGTGATCTTTGAAGAGTTTAAAGGTACCGGTAACATGGAATTGGCACTGGACCGCAGACTGGCTAACCGTCGTATCTTCCCGGCTATTGATGTTACCGCATCATCTACCCGCCGTGATGACCTGCTGCTGGAAAAAGAAATGCTGTCACGCATTTATATCCTCCGCAATCACCTGGCAGATATGAACACGGAAGAAACCATGAACTTTATGCTGCAACATATGAGAGGCACCAGGAACAACGAAGAGTTCCTGATCTCCATGAGCAGGTAA
- a CDS encoding TetR/AcrR family transcriptional regulator, with protein sequence MGEQDQKREVILEAALKRFKRFGLAKTTMEEIAKDLEISKGSLYYYFPDKDSIYVGVVERIVSQCFTDVSGFLETAVSVQEVMERYLSVKERILLDYHFLFGIHEWVSDKPSSLMRQVGELVHQSEMRFLSAWIRKGIADGEIAAKHDPERTADLLVHVLFGLWVVWCKWQAAGYELQSTDNIKEFMSREGMVLTIFFNGLK encoded by the coding sequence ATGGGCGAACAGGATCAGAAAAGGGAAGTGATACTGGAAGCTGCACTGAAGCGTTTCAAACGCTTTGGACTGGCTAAGACCACCATGGAAGAAATTGCAAAAGATCTGGAGATCTCTAAAGGTTCTTTGTATTATTATTTTCCTGACAAAGATAGCATCTATGTGGGAGTGGTGGAAAGAATTGTTTCACAATGTTTTACAGACGTAAGCGGTTTTTTAGAAACAGCTGTTTCGGTGCAGGAGGTGATGGAACGATATCTTTCGGTGAAGGAAAGAATATTACTGGATTATCATTTTCTGTTTGGCATTCATGAATGGGTGAGCGATAAACCAAGCAGCCTGATGCGTCAGGTGGGGGAATTGGTTCACCAGTCGGAAATGCGGTTCTTATCCGCCTGGATCCGGAAAGGGATCGCAGATGGTGAGATAGCAGCAAAACATGATCCGGAAAGAACGGCTGATCTGTTAGTGCATGTGTTGTTTGGTTTGTGGGTTGTTTGGTGCAAGTGGCAGGCCGCGGGATACGAACTACAAAGTACTGATAATATCAAAGAATTTATGAGCCGTGAAGGCATGGTGCTTACCATCTTTTTCAACGGTTTAAAGTAG
- a CDS encoding cystathionine gamma-synthase has product MKLGTKLIHAGVEPDPSTGAIMTPIFQTSTYVQAAPGDHKGYEYARTQNPTRHALQNALAAIENGKHGLSFGSGLAATDAVLKLLNPGDEVIASNDLYGGTYRIFTKVFARYGIKFHFIDMQDAANLLPIVNSQTKMIWIETPTNPLLNIIDIAACAVIAKERKVLLAVDNTFASPYLQNPLDLGADIVVHSATKYLGGHSDVVHGAVIVKDDALAQQLAFIQNSCGAVPGPQDCFLVLRGLKTLHIRMQRHCENGEAVAKYLRQHPKVGKVYWCGFEDHPNHAVAKKQMRGFGGMISFTLKDDSMEAALKVLSGTKLFSLAESLGGVESLIGHPASMTHAAIPKEERVKNGLVDSLIRLSVGIEDVEDLIEDLKQAIG; this is encoded by the coding sequence ATGAAGTTAGGCACCAAACTTATACATGCAGGCGTTGAACCCGATCCATCTACCGGGGCCATTATGACCCCCATCTTCCAAACCTCCACTTACGTGCAGGCCGCACCGGGAGACCATAAAGGATATGAGTATGCCCGTACCCAAAACCCAACCCGCCATGCCTTACAGAACGCATTGGCTGCCATAGAGAACGGCAAACACGGATTGTCTTTTGGCAGCGGGCTCGCAGCCACAGATGCTGTTTTAAAGTTGCTGAACCCGGGAGATGAAGTGATTGCTTCCAACGACCTCTATGGAGGTACCTACCGCATCTTCACCAAAGTTTTTGCGCGCTATGGAATTAAGTTCCATTTCATTGATATGCAGGACGCTGCGAACCTGCTGCCTATCGTGAACAGCCAAACGAAAATGATATGGATTGAAACACCTACCAATCCTTTATTAAATATTATAGATATTGCAGCCTGTGCGGTGATCGCCAAAGAAAGAAAGGTACTTTTAGCGGTAGACAACACCTTCGCTTCCCCTTATTTGCAGAACCCCTTAGACCTTGGTGCGGATATTGTAGTACACTCTGCTACTAAATACCTGGGAGGCCACAGTGATGTGGTACATGGAGCCGTGATCGTAAAAGACGATGCACTGGCGCAGCAACTCGCTTTCATTCAGAATAGTTGTGGAGCCGTTCCCGGGCCACAGGATTGCTTCCTGGTGCTTCGTGGACTGAAAACGCTGCATATCCGTATGCAAAGGCATTGTGAGAATGGGGAAGCCGTAGCGAAATATTTGCGGCAGCATCCCAAAGTGGGAAAAGTGTACTGGTGCGGGTTTGAAGACCATCCCAATCATGCAGTGGCTAAAAAGCAGATGCGCGGGTTTGGTGGTATGATCTCCTTCACCCTCAAAGATGATAGCATGGAAGCGGCATTGAAAGTGCTCAGTGGCACCAAACTCTTTTCCCTGGCGGAATCGCTGGGAGGAGTGGAATCACTGATAGGCCATCCGGCCAGCATGACGCATGCGGCTATTCCAAAGGAAGAAAGAGTGAAAAACGGACTGGTTGATTCCCTGATCCGCCTGAGCGTAGGCATCGAAGATGTGGAAGATCTGATAGAAGATCTGAAGCAGGCCATCGGCTGA
- a CDS encoding DUF2911 domain-containing protein, protein MNKLKAAVVVACLALSQLGFAQEKKMPPVDPSPMDMAYYPVMFPYVCKVKGEPGTLVARTVFSRPQKKGRPIFGNLVEYGKVWRLGANEATEIEFFRPVTIGGKLIPKGRYTLYAIPTESKWTIILNKQTDIWGSYKYEPSLDIVRTDVPVGAADEELEAFSMVFEKAAYGANLLMGWDKTQVSLPIRWTETATVPAKKPVAKK, encoded by the coding sequence ATGAATAAGTTAAAAGCAGCTGTTGTAGTGGCATGCCTGGCCCTCAGCCAATTGGGCTTTGCACAGGAGAAAAAAATGCCCCCGGTAGACCCCAGCCCAATGGATATGGCTTACTACCCCGTTATGTTTCCTTATGTATGTAAAGTAAAAGGAGAACCTGGTACCCTGGTGGCCCGTACTGTTTTCAGCCGCCCCCAGAAAAAAGGCCGCCCTATTTTCGGCAACCTGGTAGAATATGGTAAAGTATGGCGCTTAGGTGCTAACGAAGCCACTGAGATAGAGTTCTTCCGCCCTGTGACCATCGGAGGCAAACTCATTCCCAAAGGCCGGTATACCCTGTATGCCATTCCCACAGAATCAAAATGGACCATTATACTGAATAAACAAACAGATATCTGGGGCTCTTATAAATATGAACCCAGCCTGGACATTGTTCGTACAGACGTGCCGGTTGGTGCAGCCGACGAAGAACTGGAAGCATTCAGCATGGTATTCGAAAAAGCGGCCTATGGCGCTAACCTCTTAATGGGTTGGGATAAAACGCAGGTAAGTCTTCCTATCCGCTGGACGGAAACGGCAACGGTGCCGGCAAAGAAACCCGTAGCAAAGAAATAA
- a CDS encoding outer membrane beta-barrel protein, giving the protein MKKMIVVAVLGLIGTQFANAQVKKGNILLGGTVGVGTSSLKTEGVDGKSSATNFEISPKVGYAVNDKWVVGVFANTAFNNAKSITDVKTKSTSIAPGIFVRNYHNLGESKFAFFGEANVSYGFGQTKVADTKTGKYTIIDANVVPGIAYFVTKRFNIEGVFGGINFASRKDTPQAPAGPETTSTSFGLEFTKQFNLGVNWLF; this is encoded by the coding sequence ATGAAAAAAATGATCGTTGTGGCTGTATTGGGCCTTATCGGAACTCAGTTTGCAAATGCACAGGTTAAAAAAGGTAACATTCTTTTAGGTGGTACTGTGGGTGTTGGTACTTCTTCTTTAAAAACAGAAGGTGTTGATGGTAAATCCTCTGCCACTAATTTCGAAATCAGCCCTAAAGTTGGTTATGCTGTAAACGACAAATGGGTAGTGGGTGTTTTTGCAAACACTGCTTTTAATAATGCTAAGAGCATTACCGATGTGAAAACTAAAAGCACCAGCATTGCTCCTGGTATCTTTGTACGTAACTACCATAACTTAGGTGAATCTAAATTTGCATTCTTCGGTGAAGCAAACGTTTCTTACGGTTTTGGTCAGACTAAAGTAGCTGATACTAAAACTGGGAAATATACAATTATTGACGCTAACGTTGTTCCAGGTATCGCTTACTTCGTGACTAAACGTTTCAATATTGAAGGCGTATTTGGTGGTATTAATTTCGCGAGCCGGAAAGATACTCCTCAGGCACCAGCTGGTCCTGAAACAACATCTACTTCTTTCGGCCTGGAATTCACTAAACAATTTAATTTAGGTGTTAACTGGTTGTTCTAA
- a CDS encoding DUF6263 family protein, whose amino-acid sequence MKKLTGLVALLCYAFSLSAQDYVELNYKFKKGDAFAFEQQSRSETYITVNEVVQRTTRDYNNKMEFVIREATPGVFILTFIYTDIKFNFNAKNQNIFVDAKVANDAEPLQGALKLMLNQPFTVELQSTGFINKVEDLDAALDKASAAFSKLKSDEQAAYKKLLKDQFGTDAFRSWLEQLLVVYPVHGIKNGTQWEESVPLRTGLKGRIDLYWNLIHFDSQTAKINGTGNIKTDKLESFMVEEGIQATAAIEGTQTSNYLVNRESGLPSICVQNTEMKGEYIYLANRKKQLKKDLKVPVRIITNASYKIKQVK is encoded by the coding sequence ATGAAGAAACTTACCGGACTGGTAGCGCTGTTATGCTACGCATTTTCACTCTCCGCGCAGGATTATGTGGAACTGAACTACAAATTTAAAAAAGGAGATGCTTTTGCGTTTGAGCAGCAAAGCCGCAGTGAAACCTATATTACGGTAAACGAAGTAGTACAGCGCACCACCCGCGATTACAATAACAAAATGGAATTTGTGATCCGGGAAGCTACTCCCGGCGTTTTCATCCTCACCTTTATCTATACAGATATCAAGTTCAACTTCAACGCCAAGAACCAGAACATCTTCGTAGATGCCAAGGTGGCCAACGATGCTGAACCCCTGCAAGGCGCATTGAAGCTCATGCTCAATCAGCCCTTCACCGTAGAGCTGCAATCCACCGGTTTCATCAATAAAGTAGAAGACCTGGATGCTGCGCTGGATAAAGCCTCCGCCGCTTTCTCCAAACTCAAATCAGATGAACAGGCCGCTTATAAAAAGTTATTGAAAGACCAGTTCGGCACAGACGCTTTCCGCTCCTGGCTGGAACAATTACTGGTAGTATACCCTGTTCACGGGATCAAGAATGGCACCCAATGGGAAGAAAGTGTACCGCTGCGCACTGGTCTCAAAGGCCGCATAGACCTCTACTGGAACCTGATACACTTCGATAGCCAGACCGCTAAGATCAATGGCACCGGCAACATCAAAACCGATAAGCTGGAAAGCTTTATGGTAGAAGAAGGGATCCAGGCCACTGCTGCCATTGAAGGCACCCAAACCAGCAATTACCTCGTCAACCGCGAAAGCGGGCTCCCCAGCATCTGCGTGCAGAACACGGAAATGAAAGGAGAATACATCTACCTCGCCAACCGTAAGAAGCAACTTAAAAAAGACCTGAAAGTGCCGGTGAGGATCATTACCAACGCATCTTATAAGATCAAGCAGGTAAAATAA